Part of the Synergistaceae bacterium genome is shown below.
TCCTGCCGAAGGGGTTCCGGAACGGCCTGTCAAAGGCGCTGGCCGAGGAGAAATATCCCGATCTCGTGGCTTTGAAGGGAGCCGCTCCGGAGGTCATGTTCGACAGGGGAATAGCGGCGCTGGGGGGCATTGGACGTTTCGTGAAGCCTGGACAGACCGTGGTGATCAAACCCAATATCTCCTGGGACACGCCTCTGGAGGGCGCGGCCAACACCTCGCCGGCTCTGGTGGCGCGCATTGTAAAGCACTGTCTGGACGGAGGGGCCAAACGGGTCTGGGTGATGGATCACTCCATTGAATACTGGGAAAATTCTCTGGCGGGCAGCGGAATCGGCGCGGCCGTAAAATCGGCCGGAGGAGTTTACGCGCCCTCGGAGGACGCGAAATATTATCAGAAAATCGACGTGAAGGGAAAGGTTCTGAAAACGACCCAAATTCACGAGACCCTTCTGGAGTGCGACGTCCTTGTCAGCGTGCCCGTGTTGAAGCATCACGGCGGAGCGGGGGTCAGCATCGCCATGAAAAATCTGATGGGCTGCGTGTGGAACCGCATGGATTATCACGCTCAGGGCCTTCAGAACTGCATTGCGGACTTCCTTCAGGCTCGAAAACCCGATCTCAGCGTCGTGGACGCCTGGCGCGTCATCACCCGGCACGGCCCTCGAGGCGGTTCCGCTTCCGACGTGGCGGAGATGAAAATGCAGATTCTCTCCCCGGACATCGTGGCCGCCGACGCCGCTTCCGCCAAACTGCTGGGGCGCGAGCCCGCCGACGTCCCTCACATCCGATTCGCCGCGGAGGCCGGAGCTGGAGAAATCGACCTGACAAAACTCAGGATCGACCGGATCGTTCTTTAATTTAATCTGCAATTTATCTGCTAATCTGCGGAGGTTTTCGAAAACATGGCCGTCGCCGCGAAACGCAAACGTCTCGGATACCGAATGTTCTTCTGGTGCCGAATATTCGTGTCATTGGGTATTCTCCTTCTTTTCCTCCGGACGTTCACCTCCTCCCGCCAGATGTGGAGCGACCTTCGCGCCGATCTGACGGCTGCGCAGTTCACGGGGGCGCTGATGTCCGGCGGCGTCACGAGTCTCGTCGTTCTGGGGATCCTGCTGATTTCCCTCCTGTTGGGGCGATGGTACTGCTCTTTTCTGTGCCCCTTCGGAACCCTGCAGCTTTTGGCCTGGAAGAGCGGCGGCCTTTTGAAACTGGCGGCGAAGGGACGGTACGCTCCCCCCTCGCGGCTTCGATACTTCCTGCCGGCGCTGGCCGGAGTCGGGCTGATTTTTTCACTGTGGCCGCTGTTTGTCGTGATGGATCCTCTGTCGAATTTCGGCCGTGGAGTCCGCGGTTTATACGCCCTCGTCGCCGGACAGCCTGTGGGGCCCTTCTTTCTGGGTGCTCTCGGAATGTTCGGGGCGGTTTTGGGGTTCGCCTTCTTTCAGGGACGCCGTTTCTGCGACTGGTGTCCCCTGGGGACTCTCCTCGGGCTGTGCGCCCGAACGGCTCCCCTGGGCATGACCCTGCGGCCGGACCTCTGCGTCGGCTGCGGCAACTGCGAAGCTCTCTGCCCCATGCGCTGCATCGACGCGTCGAACAAAACCCTGGATCGGGAGCGCTGCGTCCTCTGCCTGAACTGCGCGGCGCACTGCGCGATGGGCGCTCTTGACTACGGATGCGCGGGAAGTCTCTCCCCGTCGAAACGTCGGGCTTTTTTTCAGATTTTTCATGACAGAGCGGCTTTTTTCGCGGGGGCATCCGGTCTGCTGTACCTGGGAGGGGCGACCTTCCGCGCGCTGCGTTCCTCAGGCGCAGGCGCCGCCGCGGAGCCCGCTTCCGGGGAGGCGGGCCTGGCTGAACCGGAGTTTATGGAAAACGTCATGCCCCCCGGCGCTGGGAACAGGGAGGATTTTCTGTCCCGCTGCATTCGGTGCGGCGCCTGCGTCGCGGCCTGTCCTTCCGGCATCGTCCGCATCGACAGAACCTCCTGGCCGGAGCTGGATTACAGTCGGGGCTACTGTCAGTACAACTGCAGGGAATGTTCCAACGCCTGTCCGGCTCACGCCCTGCGCCCGTTTCACGACGCAGAAGAGAAGCGGCGGACGAGAATCGCCCTGTCGGACCTTCACCGGAAGAACTGCGTGGTCATCACCCGACGGGAGTCCTGCGGAGCCTGCGCTGAGGTCTGCCCCACCCACGCCCTTCGGATGGAACCGCTGAAGGACGGGTCGAACCTGACGGCCCCCGTTTTCGACCCCCTTTACTGTATCGGATGCGGCGGCTGTCTGCAGGTCTGTCCGGCCCTGCCGAAGGCTTTCGCGGTGCGCGGAGTGGCGGTACAGGTCCGGACTCCGGGAATGCGGCCCGGCGAGGACGACGACGAAGGTCTTCCCTCGCTTCCGGCCTCAGGGGACGATTTTCCGTTCTGAATTTGAGTTTTGAATTTGAGTTCTGAATCTGAGACCTGACGGGTCGTAAAATTCGAAATGCAAACACAAAAGGAGTGACGTGCTTTGAACCTGGGAATGGGCGAAATTTTCCTTCTGATTATATTGCTGCTGCTGTTTTTCGGACCGAAGCGCCTTCCCGAGGTGGGGCGCGCCGCGGGTAACGCCCTGCGGGAATTTCGGGCGGGCCTGAACGGGATGAAGAACGGTGAAACCGATTCCGGCGCCAGAGCTCAGGGAAACGCGGAAGACGGGGACAACGGCGGAACGAAGCGCGTCTGACCCCGCAGGACACCGTTATACATGGACGAATGGGAAGAACATCTGGAAGAGCTGCGGAAACGGATTATTGCCGTTTTAATCGTGTTTTTCGCGGCATCTCTGGCGGCTTTCTTTTTTTCGGCCCATCTCGCCGCCTTTCTGACGGAGCCGGTGGCCCGTTTCGGCGTGAAGCTCCATACCTTCGCCCCGGCGGAAAAATTTATGACGCACCTTTCCCTGTCGGTCTGGACCGGAGTGGTTTTCACGACTCCGTTTTTTTGTCTGCAAACGGCGCTGTTCCTTTGGCCGGGCCTCCGGGGCAGAGAATACCGTTACGCCGCCGTGGCGCTGTTTCTGGTTCCTCTGCTTTTTGCGTCGGGGGCGGCGCTGTGTTATCGCTTCATGGCCCCGCCGGTGTTCAGGTTCTTTCTGTCCTTCGGCGCGGGGGACGGAGTGGAACCCCTCTGGGGGCTGAAGGACTATCTGAAACTCCTGTTCGACCTGATGCTGGCCTCGGGGCTCCTGCTCCAGATGCCGC
Proteins encoded:
- a CDS encoding twin-arginine translocase TatA/TatE family subunit translates to MNLGMGEIFLLIILLLLFFGPKRLPEVGRAAGNALREFRAGLNGMKNGETDSGARAQGNAEDGDNGGTKRV
- the tatC gene encoding twin-arginine translocase subunit TatC; amino-acid sequence: MDEWEEHLEELRKRIIAVLIVFFAASLAAFFFSAHLAAFLTEPVARFGVKLHTFAPAEKFMTHLSLSVWTGVVFTTPFFCLQTALFLWPGLRGREYRYAAVALFLVPLLFASGAALCYRFMAPPVFRFFLSFGAGDGVEPLWGLKDYLKLLFDLMLASGLLLQMPLFLLAAFAVGLVSPERVARYRPHVVILIFFLAGVLTPPDVASQVMLGVPLYLLFEGALFLGRALYNRPKMK
- a CDS encoding 4Fe-4S binding protein — protein: MAVAAKRKRLGYRMFFWCRIFVSLGILLLFLRTFTSSRQMWSDLRADLTAAQFTGALMSGGVTSLVVLGILLISLLLGRWYCSFLCPFGTLQLLAWKSGGLLKLAAKGRYAPPSRLRYFLPALAGVGLIFSLWPLFVVMDPLSNFGRGVRGLYALVAGQPVGPFFLGALGMFGAVLGFAFFQGRRFCDWCPLGTLLGLCARTAPLGMTLRPDLCVGCGNCEALCPMRCIDASNKTLDRERCVLCLNCAAHCAMGALDYGCAGSLSPSKRRAFFQIFHDRAAFFAGASGLLYLGGATFRALRSSGAGAAAEPASGEAGLAEPEFMENVMPPGAGNREDFLSRCIRCGACVAACPSGIVRIDRTSWPELDYSRGYCQYNCRECSNACPAHALRPFHDAEEKRRTRIALSDLHRKNCVVITRRESCGACAEVCPTHALRMEPLKDGSNLTAPVFDPLYCIGCGGCLQVCPALPKAFAVRGVAVQVRTPGMRPGEDDDEGLPSLPASGDDFPF
- a CDS encoding DUF362 domain-containing protein is translated as MERREFLKKSLNLGLGVGLLFLPKGFRNGLSKALAEEKYPDLVALKGAAPEVMFDRGIAALGGIGRFVKPGQTVVIKPNISWDTPLEGAANTSPALVARIVKHCLDGGAKRVWVMDHSIEYWENSLAGSGIGAAVKSAGGVYAPSEDAKYYQKIDVKGKVLKTTQIHETLLECDVLVSVPVLKHHGGAGVSIAMKNLMGCVWNRMDYHAQGLQNCIADFLQARKPDLSVVDAWRVITRHGPRGGSASDVAEMKMQILSPDIVAADAASAKLLGREPADVPHIRFAAEAGAGEIDLTKLRIDRIVL